One part of the Armatimonadota bacterium genome encodes these proteins:
- a CDS encoding dTDP-4-dehydrorhamnose 3,5-epimerase family protein: MIEGIIVKQLKRHADERGYLMEMLREDWPEFGKFAQTYISMNYPGVIRAWHYHKKQDDYWVVVKGMVKTVVYDARKDSPTYGEVNEFFMGDNNPILVKIPVGTMHGYKTVGVEPSLLINFPTNLYNPKEPDEYREAYDSTNIPYNWDIKIT, from the coding sequence ATGATAGAAGGAATCATTGTTAAGCAGCTTAAGCGGCATGCCGACGAGCGCGGCTATCTTATGGAAATGCTCCGCGAGGACTGGCCGGAGTTCGGCAAGTTCGCCCAGACATACATCAGTATGAACTATCCCGGTGTGATCCGAGCGTGGCACTATCACAAGAAGCAGGACGACTACTGGGTGGTGGTCAAGGGAATGGTCAAGACAGTGGTCTACGATGCCCGCAAAGACTCGCCCACTTACGGTGAGGTCAACGAGTTCTTTATGGGCGACAATAACCCCATTTTGGTGAAGATTCCGGTCGGCACGATGCACGGGTATAAGACTGTAGGGGTGGAGCCGTCGCTGCTAATTAACTTCCCGACAAACCTCTACAACCCGAAGGAACCCGACGAGTATCGAGAGGCGTATGATAGCACGAATATTCCTTACAATTGGGATATTAAGATTACGTAG
- a CDS encoding HEAT repeat domain-containing protein codes for MEHIDELIQELGNPDNDIQLKAECALIRSGKASVERLIEATKHANPQVRWRAAFSLGEIGDQRRYPAVLALFDDEDTQVRADAVDAAGKLGGIKSIEPLSKVILDALNDPHAATHAAFALMWMGNVALPALLDIWQCGTHEARKAVVQPIGEIGNPAAIEPLAEYLNDESLRFDVASSLGKLGDIRALDLLIDYMCNRWGDYSEGSAEWGLIGLGTLAVERLIEVTVNGSPEAKKEAIHALGEIGDASAIDRLTELLDVPELDYTALISLGKCGDKRVLPRLLEIVQEADEDWDTEVAGAIGIFGDEAVEELSRIANLGVKHSREMVACALSNIASEKSIGILECMLTDPDSDVRTWVLESIWEIGSGNLPVFGQRCLDLIETLLDDAGNKVRSRAASWSCDLRQDLGQPFNPVAWSLVGNY; via the coding sequence TTGGAACACATCGACGAACTCATACAGGAACTCGGCAATCCAGATAATGACATCCAGCTAAAAGCTGAATGTGCGCTTATACGCTCAGGCAAAGCATCTGTGGAGCGATTAATAGAGGCGACCAAGCATGCTAACCCACAGGTGCGCTGGAGAGCTGCTTTCTCCCTTGGTGAAATAGGTGACCAACGCAGATACCCGGCTGTGCTTGCGCTGTTTGACGATGAAGATACGCAAGTGCGAGCTGATGCTGTTGATGCGGCTGGAAAACTCGGTGGGATAAAATCAATCGAGCCATTGTCAAAAGTTATATTGGATGCATTGAATGATCCCCATGCAGCAACGCATGCTGCATTTGCGCTTATGTGGATGGGCAATGTGGCTTTGCCTGCCTTGCTGGACATCTGGCAATGCGGGACGCATGAAGCACGCAAAGCTGTTGTTCAACCAATAGGGGAAATTGGAAACCCGGCAGCAATCGAACCATTGGCGGAATACCTCAATGATGAGTCTCTCCGTTTCGATGTCGCTTCATCACTCGGCAAGCTGGGTGATATCCGTGCACTTGATCTCTTAATTGATTACATGTGCAACCGATGGGGTGACTATTCAGAGGGAAGTGCTGAATGGGGGTTGATTGGACTGGGCACGTTAGCAGTGGAACGCCTAATTGAAGTGACGGTCAATGGTTCACCGGAAGCAAAAAAGGAAGCTATACATGCCTTGGGTGAGATAGGTGACGCTTCGGCAATTGACAGACTGACCGAATTACTTGATGTGCCTGAACTTGATTACACTGCGTTGATTTCACTTGGCAAATGCGGTGATAAACGTGTGCTGCCCAGACTTCTTGAAATAGTGCAAGAAGCAGATGAAGACTGGGACACCGAAGTCGCTGGAGCGATAGGTATATTTGGAGATGAGGCCGTTGAAGAATTATCACGGATTGCAAATCTCGGCGTTAAGCACTCAAGAGAGATGGTTGCATGTGCTCTCAGCAACATCGCATCTGAAAAATCGATTGGCATTCTGGAGTGCATGCTGACTGACCCTGATAGTGACGTCCGCACCTGGGTTCTGGAATCGATTTGGGAAATTGGTTCAGGAAATCTGCCTGTTTTCGGTCAGCGGTGTCTGGACCTGATCGAAACGCTTCTTGATGATGCCGGCAATAAAGTTCGCAGCCGCGCTGCTTCCTGGAGTTGTGATCTGCGTCAGGACCTTGGCCAGCCATTCAATCCGGTGGCCTGGTCATTGGTGGGGAACTATTGA
- a CDS encoding PIN domain-containing protein — protein MKAGSKPFAIDANVILRYLLQDNEELTPKADAIIEGVEDGKLQVLCEPVTLSEVVYVLFRFYEQERSVIYKGLEPIVKMDGFLMPDKSRYIHALELFANDIPHFGDACACAAALEQCKGRLLSFDRKLSSVNGVSRFEEPEK, from the coding sequence ATGAAGGCAGGTAGCAAACCCTTTGCAATCGACGCCAATGTTATTTTACGATACCTGCTCCAGGACAATGAAGAACTGACTCCAAAAGCGGACGCAATAATTGAAGGCGTTGAAGATGGGAAGTTGCAAGTGCTTTGTGAGCCGGTGACTTTGTCCGAGGTCGTATATGTTCTCTTTCGCTTTTATGAGCAGGAAAGAAGCGTAATATACAAAGGCTTGGAGCCTATAGTGAAAATGGACGGATTTCTTATGCCGGACAAATCCCGGTATATTCATGCACTGGAATTGTTTGCAAATGATATCCCCCATTTTGGCGATGCCTGTGCCTGCGCAGCCGCATTGGAGCAGTGCAAAGGGCGTTTGCTGTCATTTGACAGGAAGCTGTCAAGTGTCAATGGAGTGAGCAGGTTCGAGGAACCGGAGAAGTGA
- the rfbB gene encoding dTDP-glucose 4,6-dehydratase: MKNLLVTGGAGFIGSNFVRYILGRHDDLSITVFDALTYAGHLENMEDVRDNPRFMFVKGDIRNADDVAKPVDDADIVLNFAAESHVDRSINDAENTMTTNVMGVFTLCEAAKKYGVEKFIQISTDEVYGDIEEGFSKETDPVSPNSPYSAGKAGGELLAKSYYRTYGLPVMVTRGSNTYGPYQQPEKLVPLFVSNAMEGKPLPVYGDGMQIRDWLHVLDHCSGIETVMLKGEPGEIYNIGGNNQRPNIEIIKIILEVTGKDESLIKHVQDRPGHDRRYALDSAKLLAMGWPRTHDFETGMRDTIRWYMENESWWRPIKEGKDNKEFAEKWYANRK; the protein is encoded by the coding sequence ATGAAAAACCTTCTCGTCACCGGCGGTGCCGGGTTTATTGGAAGCAATTTTGTAAGATATATTCTCGGCAGGCACGATGACCTGAGCATCACGGTCTTTGACGCTCTCACGTATGCCGGTCACCTGGAGAACATGGAGGATGTAAGGGACAACCCCAGGTTCATGTTCGTGAAGGGTGATATCAGAAATGCCGATGATGTGGCAAAGCCGGTAGATGACGCGGATATAGTGCTCAACTTCGCAGCCGAAAGCCATGTGGATAGATCGATCAACGACGCAGAAAACACCATGACCACTAACGTGATGGGTGTCTTCACACTCTGCGAGGCTGCCAAAAAGTACGGCGTAGAGAAGTTCATACAGATATCTACGGACGAGGTCTATGGCGATATTGAAGAGGGTTTCTCAAAAGAGACCGACCCCGTATCGCCCAACAGCCCCTACTCGGCAGGTAAAGCCGGGGGTGAGCTGCTTGCGAAGTCGTATTACCGCACTTACGGCCTGCCCGTGATGGTCACCCGAGGCTCGAACACGTATGGACCATATCAGCAGCCCGAGAAGCTGGTCCCGCTGTTTGTATCAAACGCGATGGAAGGCAAGCCCCTGCCCGTCTACGGTGACGGCATGCAGATACGCGACTGGCTGCACGTGCTCGATCACTGCTCAGGCATCGAGACAGTAATGCTCAAGGGTGAGCCGGGCGAGATTTACAATATAGGCGGCAACAATCAGCGCCCGAATATCGAGATCATCAAGATCATCCTCGAGGTTACTGGTAAGGACGAGAGCCTGATAAAGCATGTGCAGGATCGTCCAGGCCATGACCGCCGCTATGCTCTCGACTCCGCCAAACTCCTGGCGATGGGCTGGCCGCGCACGCACGACTTCGAGACCGGCATGCGTGACACTATCCGCTGGTATATGGAAAACGAGTCCTGGTGGCGGCCAATCAAAGAGGGCAAGGACAACAAAGAGTTCGCGGAGAAGTGGTACGCAAATAGAAAGTAG